A single window of Providencia alcalifaciens DNA harbors:
- a CDS encoding VirK/YbjX family protein: protein MGLLKQWRQQNQTWKSFTNKYVQLKRKIRIAKLPSQQYQQYQSMCDTYQSALLSATIEGVPQFIERPINKYLHKAWSGKQKLSTASYTLDLIEKTFTPEAITTMFSDKRDGLTVANIELKSGDFAQLKMIYSQYPREGDLSIHLLNETGDEIYLMSFSFGEQGQLYVCSLQGPSTEQSVEQVKSITKQMHAMRPKNLLMSAIYAVAAYFQIKSILGISNNSHIKSQHLKSSYDTFWEECGGVLNSEGWYQLPLREPMRDIESVKSQRRSEFRKREALREAMSQNIIESLTQYSNSAQK from the coding sequence ATGGGACTATTAAAGCAGTGGCGTCAACAAAATCAGACCTGGAAATCTTTCACTAACAAATATGTTCAGCTAAAAAGAAAGATCCGCATTGCTAAGTTGCCTTCACAACAATATCAGCAATATCAATCGATGTGCGACACATATCAAAGTGCCCTATTATCTGCAACTATCGAAGGTGTGCCGCAATTTATTGAACGACCAATTAACAAGTACCTGCATAAAGCATGGAGTGGTAAACAGAAATTATCCACTGCAAGCTACACGTTAGATTTAATTGAAAAAACCTTTACGCCAGAAGCTATCACCACCATGTTTTCAGATAAACGAGATGGCTTAACAGTGGCGAATATTGAGCTAAAATCTGGTGATTTTGCTCAATTAAAAATGATTTATTCTCAATATCCTCGTGAAGGGGATCTCTCCATTCATTTACTAAATGAAACGGGTGATGAAATCTATTTGATGAGTTTCTCATTTGGTGAACAAGGTCAGCTTTATGTCTGCTCTCTACAAGGACCATCGACTGAACAGAGCGTAGAGCAAGTGAAATCCATTACTAAGCAAATGCATGCAATGAGGCCTAAAAACCTTTTAATGTCTGCTATTTATGCAGTAGCTGCTTATTTCCAAATCAAATCTATTCTAGGAATTTCAAATAACAGCCATATCAAAAGCCAGCATTTAAAATCCAGCTACGATACCTTTTGGGAAGAGTGCGGTGGAGTATTAAATTCTGAAGGTTGGTATCAATTACCGCTCCGAGAGCCGATGCGTGATATCGAATCAGTGAAAAGCCAGAGACGTTCTGAATTTCGTAAGCGCGAAGCACTGAGAGAAGCCATGTCCCAAAATATTATTGAGTCCCTTACTCAATACTCAAACTCAGCTCAGAAATAA
- the ppnN gene encoding nucleotide 5'-monophosphate nucleosidase PpnN, with translation MITHISPLGSMDLLSQLEVDMLKRTASSHLYQLYRNCSLAVLHSGSLTDSSKELLEKSAGFDINILRRERGIKLELINPPEKAFVDGKIIRSLQANLFAVLRDILFVHAQISNAKQQFHLDLENSTHLTNMIFSILRNARALHIGEDPNMIVCWGGHSINENEYLYGRKVGNELGLRELNICTGCGPGAMEAPMKGAAVGHAQQRYKDSRFIGLTEPSIIAAEPPNPLVNELIIMPDIEKRLEAFVRLAHGIIIFPGGVGTAEELLYLLGIMMDPENTEQVLPLVLTGPKESAEYFSVLDDFIRHTLGDEASKHYQIIIDNPQEVARVMKKGMSAVKESRRNTGDAYSFNWSIKIAPDLQHPFEPTHENMASLNLHPGQSPEKLASDLRRAFSGIVAGNVKEVGMKAIEKHGPFKIHGDSDIMKRMDILLQGFVKQHRMKLPGGTAYEPCYEIVK, from the coding sequence TTGATTACTCATATCAGTCCATTAGGATCTATGGATCTATTGTCTCAGCTTGAAGTCGATATGCTGAAACGTACGGCGAGCAGCCATCTGTATCAGCTATATCGAAACTGCTCCTTAGCGGTATTACATTCAGGAAGCTTAACTGACAGCAGTAAAGAGCTTTTAGAAAAAAGTGCAGGTTTTGATATCAACATTTTACGCCGTGAGCGTGGTATCAAATTAGAGCTTATCAACCCACCAGAAAAAGCGTTCGTTGACGGTAAAATCATTCGCTCATTACAAGCGAACTTGTTTGCCGTACTGCGCGATATTCTGTTTGTTCACGCTCAAATCAGTAATGCTAAACAGCAGTTCCATCTCGATTTAGAAAACAGCACTCACCTCACTAATATGATCTTTTCCATCTTACGTAACGCCCGTGCGCTACATATTGGTGAAGATCCGAATATGATCGTGTGCTGGGGTGGACACTCCATTAATGAAAATGAATACCTCTATGGTCGTAAAGTTGGTAATGAACTCGGCTTACGTGAACTGAACATCTGTACGGGTTGCGGACCGGGGGCCATGGAGGCACCAATGAAAGGTGCCGCGGTAGGTCACGCTCAACAGCGTTATAAAGACAGCCGTTTTATCGGGTTAACCGAGCCATCCATCATCGCGGCTGAGCCACCTAACCCATTAGTTAATGAACTGATCATCATGCCAGACATAGAAAAACGTCTTGAGGCATTTGTCCGTTTAGCCCACGGGATCATTATTTTCCCAGGTGGTGTGGGAACCGCAGAAGAACTGCTGTATCTGTTGGGTATTATGATGGATCCTGAAAATACCGAGCAAGTGCTGCCATTAGTCCTGACGGGACCAAAAGAGAGCGCTGAATACTTCTCTGTTTTGGATGATTTTATTCGCCATACTCTGGGAGATGAAGCTAGCAAACATTACCAAATCATTATCGACAACCCACAAGAAGTGGCGCGCGTGATGAAAAAAGGCATGTCTGCAGTGAAAGAGAGCCGTCGTAATACGGGTGATGCATACAGCTTCAACTGGTCGATTAAAATCGCCCCTGATCTACAGCATCCATTTGAACCAACTCATGAAAACATGGCGTCACTGAATCTGCATCCGGGTCAATCCCCTGAAAAACTGGCTTCCGATTTACGCCGTGCTTTCTCTGGAATTGTTGCCGGCAACGTCAAAGAAGTCGGCATGAAAGCGATTGAAAAACATGGTCCTTTCAAAATTCATGGGGATAGCGACATCATGAAACGCATGGACATTTTACTCCAAGGTTTCGTGAAGCAGCATCGTATGAAGTTGCCGGGTGGCACCGCTTACGAACCTTGCTATGAAATTGTGAAATAA
- the queF gene encoding NADPH-dependent 7-cyano-7-deazaguanine reductase QueF (Catalyzes the NADPH-dependent reduction of 7-cyano-7-deazaguanine (preQ0) to 7-aminomethyl-7-deazaguanine (preQ1) in queuosine biosynthesis): protein MSHYQNNPALDNLTLGKKTAYHDQYDAALLQAVPRSLNRDPLDIHADTLPFHGADIWTLYELSWLNARGVPQVAIGSVSVDATSENLVESKSFKLYLNSFNQTHFETWENVRSVLQNDLSRCANGEVKVTLYKLDDFTQQAIHQFHGVCIDEQEIDIDNYEFNRHYLADCTQPEVVEETLVSHLLKSNCLITNQPDWGSVQIHYRGPKIDHEALLRYLVSFRHHNEFHEQCVERIFNDITILCKPEKLSVYARYTRRGGLDINPWRSNEQFEPDTGRLARQ, encoded by the coding sequence ATGTCTCACTATCAAAATAACCCCGCTCTCGATAATTTAACCCTCGGGAAAAAGACGGCTTATCATGACCAATATGATGCCGCTTTATTGCAAGCGGTACCGCGTAGCCTTAATCGCGATCCTTTGGATATTCATGCTGATACACTGCCATTCCACGGTGCCGATATTTGGACACTGTATGAACTCTCTTGGCTAAATGCCCGGGGCGTTCCTCAAGTGGCAATAGGCTCCGTCAGTGTGGATGCCACAAGTGAAAACCTTGTTGAATCAAAAAGCTTCAAGCTTTATCTCAATAGTTTCAATCAGACTCACTTCGAAACGTGGGAAAATGTGCGAAGCGTTTTGCAAAATGACCTAAGCCGCTGTGCTAATGGCGAGGTTAAGGTTACACTTTATAAACTTGATGACTTCACTCAACAAGCCATTCACCAATTCCACGGTGTCTGTATTGATGAGCAAGAGATTGACATCGATAACTATGAATTTAATCGCCACTATTTGGCCGATTGCACCCAACCAGAGGTCGTCGAAGAAACCCTCGTCAGCCACCTGTTGAAATCAAATTGTTTGATAACCAACCAACCTGATTGGGGCTCAGTACAAATTCATTATCGTGGTCCGAAAATTGACCATGAAGCGTTATTACGTTACCTCGTCTCATTTCGTCATCATAATGAATTCCACGAACAGTGCGTGGAGCGCATTTTCAACGACATAACAATACTGTGCAAACCAGAAAAATTATCGGTGTATGCACGCTATACTCGCCGAGGTGGGCTTGATATCAACCCATGGCGCAGTAATGAACAATTCGAGCCTGACACGGGTCGTTTGGCACGGCAATAA
- a CDS encoding YqcC family protein gives MNIEQRILEKLGHLEIEMRAKSLWEEVPPSPDAFESVEPFAIDTMEAAQWLQWILIPRLTAMIDQGSMLPSNFAIAPYFEEIYKDDEEGRFIAFLDHLRELDSYFQFTVMGG, from the coding sequence ATGAATATTGAGCAGCGCATCCTTGAAAAACTCGGTCATCTTGAAATAGAGATGAGAGCAAAATCCTTATGGGAAGAGGTCCCGCCAAGTCCTGACGCGTTCGAGAGTGTGGAGCCTTTTGCTATCGATACGATGGAAGCCGCCCAATGGCTTCAGTGGATTTTAATTCCTCGCTTGACCGCAATGATTGATCAAGGTTCTATGCTGCCGAGCAATTTTGCTATCGCACCGTACTTTGAAGAGATCTACAAAGACGATGAAGAAGGGCGCTTTATTGCCTTCCTCGATCATTTGCGTGAATTAGATAGTTATTTTCAGTTTACTGTGATGGGCGGATAA
- the syd gene encoding SecY-interacting protein, which translates to MNTIISDLIKNFTSQYVAKWQEATGLPPVSAELYGVPSPCIVRTGDDVVYWEPQPFPLEEKSLNNVANALDLQLQDDFHAFYTTQLAGDMSATFGDLSLNLVQVWSEEDFIRLQENLIGHLVTQKRLKLAPTLFIATLDSELEMISMCNLTGEIIVETFGSKQRQVIAENLASFIQQLKPVISSQG; encoded by the coding sequence ATGAATACAATAATCTCTGATTTAATTAAAAATTTTACCAGCCAGTATGTGGCTAAGTGGCAAGAAGCAACGGGGCTTCCACCTGTGTCTGCTGAGCTGTATGGGGTGCCTTCTCCTTGCATCGTTCGTACTGGTGATGATGTGGTTTATTGGGAGCCTCAACCATTTCCATTAGAAGAGAAAAGCTTAAATAATGTGGCTAATGCGCTAGATCTCCAATTACAGGACGATTTTCACGCTTTTTATACCACTCAGTTAGCTGGAGATATGAGTGCGACGTTTGGTGATTTGTCATTGAATTTGGTGCAAGTATGGAGTGAGGAGGATTTTATTCGCTTACAGGAAAACTTGATTGGGCACTTGGTGACTCAAAAGCGCTTAAAATTAGCACCAACGCTGTTTATTGCCACGTTAGACTCTGAATTAGAGATGATTTCTATGTGTAATTTAACAGGCGAAATTATTGTAGAAACGTTTGGAAGTAAGCAACGACAAGTTATTGCAGAAAATCTTGCGAGCTTTATTCAACAACTGAAGCCCGTTATATCATCTCAGGGGTAA
- a CDS encoding flavodoxin — MSKIGIFVGTVYGNALAVAEVAQELFEQQGHEVAVFEEPTLADWQIYNAGEGVALVITSTTGQGDIPDTIAPLFYEIKDVVGYQPELKYGVIALGDSSYENFCGAGKQFDELLAEQSGSRIGDVLFIDATEVEEPEEFAKAWLQSWVDML; from the coding sequence ATGTCCAAAATCGGAATTTTTGTCGGGACGGTGTATGGCAACGCATTAGCGGTTGCTGAGGTGGCGCAAGAGCTCTTCGAACAGCAAGGCCATGAAGTAGCCGTGTTTGAGGAGCCAACTTTGGCGGATTGGCAAATTTACAATGCGGGAGAAGGCGTTGCTCTAGTGATCACTTCCACCACCGGACAAGGCGACATTCCCGACACTATTGCGCCTCTTTTCTATGAGATTAAAGATGTTGTCGGCTATCAGCCTGAATTGAAATATGGTGTGATTGCCTTGGGTGATAGCAGCTATGAGAATTTCTGCGGGGCAGGCAAGCAGTTTGATGAGCTATTAGCTGAGCAATCTGGCAGCCGTATTGGCGATGTGCTATTTATTGATGCGACTGAAGTGGAAGAGCCTGAAGAGTTTGCAAAAGCGTGGTTACAATCTTGGGTGGATATGCTGTAA
- the rlmM gene encoding 23S rRNA (cytidine(2498)-2'-O)-methyltransferase RlmM: MSNKIALYCRPGFEKECAAEITDKAGQREIYGFARVKENSGYVIFECYQSEDADILARTLPFRELIFARQMFVVGDLLKDLPPEDRVTPIVNALSQQVERAGDLRVEVADTNESKELMKFCRKFTVPLRNALRQEKVLLAKENFKRPVVHVFFIAPGCCYTGYSYSNNSSNFYMGIPRLKFPSDAPSRSTLKLEEAFHVFIPYEEWDERLGSGMKAVDLGACPGGWTYQLVKRSMMVEAVDNGPMAESLMNTGQVRHHREDGFKFKPTSQNITWLVCDMVEKPAKVAALMTQWLQEGWCRETIFNLKLPMKKRYEEVAHILEKMKVQLKENGINVLIHAKQLYHDREEVTVHVQRVWSANPMAREYY; the protein is encoded by the coding sequence ATGAGTAATAAAATTGCATTATATTGCCGCCCGGGCTTTGAAAAAGAGTGTGCAGCAGAAATTACAGATAAAGCAGGGCAACGAGAAATTTACGGTTTTGCCCGCGTTAAAGAAAATAGCGGCTATGTTATTTTTGAATGTTATCAATCTGAGGATGCGGACATCCTTGCGCGCACACTTCCATTTCGTGAATTGATTTTTGCTCGCCAAATGTTTGTGGTGGGTGATTTATTAAAAGATTTACCGCCAGAAGATAGAGTCACACCGATTGTGAACGCACTTAGCCAGCAGGTTGAGAGAGCGGGGGATCTGCGTGTTGAAGTTGCGGATACCAATGAATCAAAAGAATTGATGAAATTCTGCCGTAAATTTACGGTACCTCTGCGTAATGCGCTACGCCAAGAGAAAGTCTTATTGGCGAAAGAGAACTTTAAACGCCCAGTCGTCCATGTGTTCTTTATTGCACCAGGGTGCTGCTATACCGGCTATTCTTATTCGAATAATAGCTCGAATTTCTATATGGGTATTCCGCGCTTGAAGTTCCCATCGGATGCACCAAGCCGCTCGACGTTAAAGTTGGAGGAGGCTTTCCATGTGTTTATTCCTTATGAAGAGTGGGATGAGCGTTTAGGGAGTGGCATGAAAGCGGTGGATTTAGGCGCATGTCCGGGAGGATGGACTTACCAGCTCGTCAAACGCAGCATGATGGTGGAAGCGGTAGATAATGGCCCAATGGCGGAAAGCTTGATGAATACAGGGCAAGTTCGCCATCACCGTGAAGATGGTTTTAAATTTAAGCCAACCTCTCAAAATATCACGTGGCTCGTATGTGATATGGTGGAAAAACCGGCCAAAGTGGCTGCATTAATGACTCAGTGGCTGCAAGAAGGCTGGTGCCGCGAGACCATTTTTAACTTGAAGCTGCCGATGAAAAAGCGTTATGAAGAAGTCGCGCATATTCTGGAAAAAATGAAAGTTCAACTGAAAGAGAATGGTATCAACGTTTTGATCCACGCAAAACAGCTTTACCATGACCGTGAAGAAGTGACTGTGCATGTACAACGTGTTTGGTCTGCAAACCCAATGGCGCGTGAATATTATTAA
- the truC gene encoding tRNA pseudouridine(65) synthase TruC, which yields MLDIIYQDEYVVAVNKPAGMLVHRSWLDSKETVFVMQTLRDQIGQHVFPIHRLDRPTSGVLLFALSSEVARSLAEQFEQHTMEKVYHAIVRGYVTQGDRLDYPLLEELDKIADKHATKEPRLQECVTHYKPLAIVECPVAIGRYDTARFSLVELKPETGRKHQLRRHMSHLRHPIIGDSKHGDLRQNRGMSEHFSVSRLMLHASQLIFIHPITEEKISLVAPWDAQWLSLVEQFGWGDTVSMLDINVINYPV from the coding sequence ATGCTGGATATTATCTATCAAGATGAGTACGTGGTTGCAGTTAATAAACCGGCAGGCATGTTGGTGCATCGCAGCTGGCTTGACAGCAAAGAAACGGTGTTTGTGATGCAAACACTGCGTGACCAAATTGGGCAGCATGTTTTTCCAATCCATCGTCTTGATAGACCAACATCGGGTGTGTTGTTGTTTGCATTATCCAGTGAGGTAGCAAGGTCACTCGCCGAGCAGTTTGAGCAGCATACCATGGAAAAAGTGTACCATGCGATTGTGCGGGGCTACGTTACACAAGGGGATAGATTGGATTATCCGTTACTTGAGGAACTCGATAAAATTGCGGATAAACACGCCACTAAAGAGCCACGGCTACAAGAGTGTGTCACCCATTACAAACCCTTGGCGATAGTTGAATGTCCAGTGGCGATTGGGCGCTATGATACTGCGCGTTTTAGCCTCGTTGAGCTTAAGCCTGAAACTGGACGCAAGCACCAACTAAGACGCCATATGTCCCATTTACGTCATCCAATTATTGGGGATAGTAAACATGGTGACTTACGACAAAACCGTGGTATGAGTGAGCATTTTTCAGTCTCTCGCTTGATGCTGCACGCTAGCCAGTTAATATTTATTCACCCTATAACAGAAGAAAAAATATCATTAGTCGCGCCATGGGATGCACAATGGCTGTCATTAGTTGAGCAATTTGGATGGGGTGATACCGTCTCGATGCTTGACATTAATGTGATTAATTATCCTGTTTGA
- the xni gene encoding flap endonuclease Xni, which produces MIHLLIIDALNLIRRIHAVQGSPCGETCLSAISQLINHTSATHIVAVFDEEGRHHSWRHEKLPDYKAGRQPMPENLQAELPQLVAQFEDNGIHCWQSEGDEADDLAATLAKRIADSGHTVTIVSTDKGYCQLLSPNLRIRDYFQKRWLDVPFIENEFGVKPEQLPDYWGLAGISSSKVPGVAGIGAKSATELLQRFHTIENLYANFDVLEDKWQKKLSNQQEMALICRDIATLKTDIALKGNLNQLRYQAK; this is translated from the coding sequence ATGATCCATTTATTAATTATTGATGCTTTAAATTTAATTCGACGTATCCACGCGGTTCAGGGTAGCCCATGTGGAGAAACCTGTTTGTCCGCTATTTCTCAATTAATTAACCACACTAGCGCCACCCATATTGTGGCAGTATTTGATGAAGAAGGTCGCCACCATAGTTGGCGTCATGAGAAACTGCCTGACTATAAAGCAGGGCGTCAGCCTATGCCTGAAAACTTGCAAGCTGAGTTGCCTCAGCTCGTCGCCCAATTTGAAGACAATGGTATCCATTGCTGGCAATCTGAAGGTGATGAAGCCGATGATTTAGCAGCCACTCTAGCTAAACGCATTGCCGATTCTGGGCATACCGTCACCATCGTCTCTACCGATAAAGGTTACTGCCAGCTACTCTCTCCAAACCTGCGTATCCGTGACTATTTTCAAAAACGTTGGCTGGACGTTCCTTTCATTGAAAATGAATTTGGAGTCAAGCCTGAACAACTTCCTGATTACTGGGGTTTAGCGGGGATCAGCAGCAGTAAAGTTCCAGGGGTGGCAGGTATTGGCGCTAAAAGTGCCACTGAGCTGCTTCAGCGATTCCACACGATTGAAAATTTGTACGCTAATTTTGACGTTCTTGAAGACAAATGGCAGAAAAAGCTCTCCAACCAACAAGAAATGGCGCTTATCTGTCGCGATATTGCTACATTAAAAACAGACATTGCCTTGAAAGGTAATCTGAATCAGTTGCGCTATCAAGCTAAATAG